The Stenotrophomonas rhizophila genome has a window encoding:
- a CDS encoding hybrid sensor histidine kinase/response regulator, translating to MVSSWILLLVSVAYAALLFGVAWWGDRRPMYPDRPWLRPVVYSLALAVYCSSWTFYGAVGTAVRNGIGYLPIYLGPLLLLLFGWRIIERLALIARSQNVVSIADFISSRFGRSRRLAALVAVIALIGIVPYLALQYKAVAMSLQVLTGSVGPTGWFSDPALYVALLMALFATLFGTRQVDATEHHHGMMLAIALESMIKLIAMVALGLFAYLWLADRGETVVRSAHTLFTGLPPVGFISQTLLSFLAIVCLPRQFHVAVVECGDVRDVRRARWMFGGYLIIISAMVIPIATAGVTLFGTGGSIADDSMVLALPLAEGRKFLALVAYVGGFSAATGMVIVSSIALATMVSNDLVMPVLLRRSGDHQEAADVASRVLWIRRMAILLLALAAYSYYRGSSNDSTLASYGLMAFAAVAQFAPGLIGGLYWRGASRRGVETGILLGFGTWIYTLLLPALTHAGWMDAAWLSDGPFGIAWLRPQGLFGMTSWDPLTHGTFWSLLINAAAMLLVSVRWRPGVDERLRAAPFLDPYAERPSVAGAWPGHVHVGDLLALASRVVGDRHARRSFFEQAQSLGRELQASAPADRAWVQFTERLLAASIGAASARLLLTSLLRGSGMDLGEVVAVLDEAGQELRFNREILSTTLENISAGVSVVDPDMRLTAWNRRYQQMFGYPDGMLYVGRPVADLIRYNAERGELGEGDIDVQINRRIGYMRAGSPHIFERTRSDGRVIEMRGQALPGGGYVTSYNDITDYKHAETALLEANETLEQRVAERSHEAEVAQQSKTRFLAAISHDVLQPLNAARLFASALRDSHHNNDEQRHLAERVDASLRAAEELLDGLLDVSRLDAGGLHPVIGDFDVSLLMRELAAQYSPVAAGRGLRLDLFARPAWVRSDRRLLRRVLQNFLANALRYTRQGRIVLAVRHRRDEIELQVWDTGPGIPEHHMQQIFNEFHRYQQPFDWGEQGLGLGLSICQRISRLLDHRLNARSQVGSGSMFSILLPRAQVPDLPASDAQASVPEHSTRTDSLAGMRVLCVDNDQEILDGMRALLGRWQVQVITASTVDQALEEVQAQPDVMLVDYHLHDRLDGLDTLVALRERAGRDIPGALLTADGRDELKRMARERGYRLLTKPIKPASLRAYLAAHSTLQG from the coding sequence GTGGTTTCTAGCTGGATCCTGCTGCTGGTGTCGGTGGCCTATGCCGCCCTGTTGTTCGGCGTGGCCTGGTGGGGCGACCGCCGTCCCATGTACCCCGACCGCCCGTGGCTGCGCCCGGTGGTCTACAGCCTGGCGCTGGCGGTGTACTGCTCGTCGTGGACCTTCTACGGGGCGGTGGGCACGGCGGTGCGCAACGGCATCGGCTACCTGCCGATCTACCTGGGCCCGCTGCTGCTGCTGCTGTTTGGCTGGCGCATCATCGAACGCCTGGCGCTGATCGCGCGCAGCCAGAACGTGGTATCCATCGCCGATTTCATCTCCTCGCGGTTCGGCCGCTCGCGACGGCTGGCCGCGCTGGTGGCGGTGATCGCGCTGATCGGCATCGTTCCCTACCTCGCCCTGCAGTACAAAGCCGTGGCGATGAGCCTGCAGGTGCTGACCGGCAGCGTCGGGCCCACCGGCTGGTTCAGCGACCCGGCGTTGTACGTGGCGCTGCTGATGGCGCTGTTTGCCACCCTGTTCGGCACCCGCCAGGTGGATGCCACCGAACACCACCACGGCATGATGCTGGCCATCGCACTGGAATCGATGATCAAGCTGATCGCGATGGTGGCGCTGGGCCTGTTCGCCTACCTGTGGCTGGCCGACCGCGGCGAAACCGTGGTGCGCAGCGCACATACGCTGTTCACCGGGCTGCCGCCGGTGGGCTTCATCTCACAGACCCTGCTCAGCTTCCTGGCCATCGTGTGCCTGCCGCGCCAGTTCCACGTGGCGGTGGTGGAATGCGGCGACGTGCGCGATGTGCGCCGCGCGCGCTGGATGTTCGGCGGCTACCTGATCATCATTTCGGCGATGGTGATTCCGATCGCCACGGCCGGTGTGACCCTGTTCGGCACCGGCGGCAGCATCGCCGACGACAGCATGGTGCTGGCCCTGCCGTTGGCCGAAGGCCGTAAATTCCTGGCGCTGGTGGCCTACGTGGGCGGCTTCTCGGCTGCCACCGGCATGGTCATCGTGTCCTCCATCGCGCTGGCCACCATGGTCAGCAACGACCTGGTGATGCCGGTGCTGCTGCGCCGCAGTGGCGACCACCAGGAAGCGGCCGACGTCGCTTCGCGGGTGTTGTGGATCCGCCGCATGGCGATCCTGCTGCTGGCGCTGGCCGCGTACAGCTACTACCGCGGCAGCAGCAACGACAGCACGCTGGCCTCGTACGGGCTGATGGCATTCGCCGCGGTGGCCCAGTTTGCGCCGGGCCTGATCGGCGGCCTGTACTGGCGCGGTGCCAGCCGCCGGGGCGTGGAGACCGGCATCCTGCTCGGCTTCGGCACCTGGATCTACACCCTGCTGCTGCCGGCGCTGACACACGCCGGCTGGATGGATGCGGCCTGGCTGAGCGACGGACCGTTCGGCATTGCCTGGCTGCGGCCGCAGGGGCTGTTCGGCATGACCAGCTGGGACCCGCTCACCCACGGCACGTTCTGGTCGCTGCTGATCAACGCCGCGGCCATGCTGCTGGTGTCGGTGCGCTGGCGCCCCGGCGTGGACGAGCGCCTGCGCGCCGCGCCGTTCCTGGACCCCTATGCCGAGCGCCCCTCCGTGGCCGGTGCGTGGCCGGGCCATGTGCATGTGGGCGACCTGCTGGCGCTGGCCTCGCGCGTGGTCGGCGACCGCCATGCGCGCCGGTCGTTCTTCGAGCAGGCGCAGTCGCTGGGCCGCGAGCTGCAGGCCTCGGCCCCGGCCGACCGGGCCTGGGTGCAGTTCACCGAACGCCTGCTGGCCGCCTCGATCGGCGCGGCCTCCGCGCGCCTGCTGCTGACCAGCCTGCTGCGCGGCTCGGGCATGGACCTGGGCGAAGTGGTGGCGGTACTCGATGAGGCCGGGCAGGAACTGCGCTTCAACCGCGAGATCCTGTCCACCACGCTGGAAAACATCAGTGCCGGGGTCAGCGTGGTTGATCCGGACATGCGCCTGACCGCGTGGAACCGCCGCTACCAGCAGATGTTCGGCTACCCCGATGGCATGTTGTACGTGGGCCGCCCGGTGGCCGACCTGATCCGCTACAACGCCGAGCGCGGCGAGCTGGGCGAGGGCGATATCGACGTGCAGATCAACCGCCGCATCGGCTACATGCGCGCCGGTTCGCCGCACATCTTCGAGCGCACCCGCAGCGATGGCCGGGTGATCGAGATGCGCGGCCAGGCGCTGCCCGGCGGCGGCTATGTCACCAGCTACAACGACATCACCGATTACAAACACGCCGAGACCGCGCTGCTGGAAGCCAACGAGACGCTGGAACAGCGCGTGGCCGAACGTTCGCATGAAGCCGAAGTGGCGCAGCAGTCCAAGACCCGTTTCCTGGCCGCAATCAGCCATGACGTGCTGCAGCCGCTGAACGCAGCGCGCCTGTTCGCCTCGGCATTGCGCGACAGCCACCACAACAACGATGAACAGCGGCACCTGGCAGAGCGCGTGGACGCCTCCCTGCGTGCCGCCGAAGAACTGCTGGACGGGCTGCTGGACGTGTCGCGGCTGGATGCCGGCGGCCTGCACCCGGTGATCGGCGATTTCGACGTGAGCCTGCTGATGCGCGAACTGGCCGCGCAGTACTCGCCGGTGGCGGCCGGGCGCGGCCTGCGCCTGGACCTGTTCGCACGCCCGGCCTGGGTGCGCAGCGACCGCCGACTGCTGCGCCGGGTGCTGCAGAACTTCCTGGCCAATGCGCTGCGCTACACCCGCCAGGGCCGCATCGTGCTGGCCGTGCGCCATCGCCGCGACGAGATCGAACTGCAGGTGTGGGATACCGGGCCGGGCATCCCCGAGCACCACATGCAGCAGATCTTCAACGAGTTCCATCGCTACCAGCAGCCGTTCGACTGGGGCGAGCAGGGGCTGGGGCTGGGCCTGTCTATCTGCCAGCGCATCTCGCGCCTGCTCGACCACCGCCTCAATGCGCGCAGCCAGGTGGGCAGCGGCAGCATGTTCTCGATCCTGCTGCCGCGCGCGCAGGTGCCGGATCTGCCGGCCAGCGACGCGCAGGCCAGCGTGCCCGAGCACAGCACCCGCACCGATTCGCTGGCCGGCATGCGCGTGCTGTGCGTGGACAACGACCAGGAAATCCTTGACGGCATGCGCGCGTTGCTGGGCCGCTGGCAGGTGCAGGTGATCACTGCCAGCACCGTGGACCAGGCGCTGGAGGAAGTGCAGGCGCAGCCGGACGTGATGCTGGTCGATTACCACCTGCACGACCGCCTGGATGGACTGGACACGCTGGTGGCGCTACGCGAGCGCGCCGGGCGCGACATTCCCGGCGCGCTGCTCACTGCCGATGGGCGCGACGAACTCAAGCGCATGGCGCGCGAGCGGGGTTACCGCCTGCTGACCAAGCCGATCAAGCCGGCCTCGCTGCGCGCGTACCTGGCGGCGCACTCGACCCTCCAAGGTTGA
- a CDS encoding sensor histidine kinase, with translation MPESSPSTRAAAAERPAGLGRRTDAMLGSLLLLVGLYHPLLAAWTAFRLGAGLDMMVPAMAAAHLLLCLLCLIEHRAGRSLHAAVVFLTGELLLLVLAYGYWGLAAQLRVQLVQLVPVLLVAAVLGRRPLAWTAAWLCGLMALGGWVDAASGLFRTDRVLHATSDLAVSAFGTVMTAWLLHHSVTGLRESLQEAHQRSQELARKRDELQVEMQARERSRDQLVHAMKMDNVGRLASGIAHDFNHLLALIQGYVAKARRSEGETLQAALQGADSATRRASAVSRRLLDFSRLEPGRPQLLDAAATLAAMAPTLQQVFDDRVHCEVETGDVQRLIHFDPAQLESILLSLAVNASQAMPDGGRFTLRLQPPDTDGRVVLQLQDTGQGMSETVRARCLEPFFTTKPVGQGTGLGLAVTASLVEAAGGAVQVHSRPGEGTRIDLQLPSRPLAA, from the coding sequence ATGCCCGAGTCGTCGCCTTCCACCCGCGCCGCCGCTGCTGAACGCCCTGCCGGGCTTGGTCGGCGTACCGATGCCATGCTGGGCAGCCTGCTGCTGCTGGTGGGGCTGTACCACCCGTTGCTGGCGGCGTGGACGGCGTTTCGGCTCGGGGCGGGCCTGGACATGATGGTCCCGGCCATGGCCGCCGCCCACCTGCTGTTATGCCTGCTGTGCCTGATCGAGCACCGGGCCGGCCGCAGCCTGCATGCCGCCGTGGTGTTCCTGACCGGTGAACTGCTGCTGCTGGTGCTGGCCTACGGGTACTGGGGACTGGCCGCCCAGCTGCGGGTGCAGCTGGTGCAGCTGGTGCCGGTGCTGTTGGTGGCGGCGGTGCTTGGCCGCCGTCCGCTGGCCTGGACCGCGGCATGGCTGTGCGGGCTGATGGCCTTGGGCGGCTGGGTCGACGCGGCGTCGGGCCTGTTCCGGACCGACCGGGTGCTGCACGCGACCAGTGACCTGGCAGTGTCGGCATTCGGCACCGTCATGACTGCCTGGCTGCTCCACCACAGCGTGACCGGCCTGCGTGAAAGCCTGCAGGAGGCTCACCAGCGCAGCCAGGAACTGGCCCGCAAGCGCGACGAGCTGCAGGTGGAGATGCAGGCCCGCGAGCGTTCGCGCGACCAGCTCGTGCATGCCATGAAGATGGACAACGTAGGTCGCCTGGCCAGCGGCATCGCGCACGATTTCAACCACCTGCTGGCGCTCATACAGGGCTACGTGGCCAAGGCGCGGCGCAGCGAGGGCGAGACCCTGCAGGCGGCCCTGCAGGGCGCGGATTCGGCGACCCGGCGGGCCAGCGCGGTGAGCCGGCGCCTGCTGGATTTCAGCCGGCTCGAGCCGGGCCGACCGCAGCTGCTGGACGCGGCCGCCACGCTGGCGGCGATGGCGCCCACGCTGCAGCAGGTGTTCGATGACCGCGTGCACTGCGAAGTGGAAACCGGCGACGTGCAGCGGCTGATCCACTTCGACCCGGCCCAGCTCGAATCGATCCTGCTCAGCCTGGCGGTCAATGCCAGCCAGGCCATGCCCGACGGTGGCCGGTTCACGCTGCGCCTGCAGCCTCCCGATACCGACGGACGCGTGGTCCTGCAGTTGCAGGACACCGGCCAGGGCATGAGCGAAACGGTGCGCGCGCGCTGCCTCGAACCGTTCTTCACCACCAAGCCGGTGGGACAGGGTACCGGCCTGGGCCTGGCGGTGACCGCCAGCCTGGTGGAGGCGGCCGGCGGTGCGGTGCAGGTGCACAGCCGCCCGGGCGAGGGCACCCGGATCGATCTGCAGCTGCCGTCGCGTCCGCTGGCGGCGTGA
- a CDS encoding tetratricopeptide repeat-containing diguanylate cyclase, protein MAAPPAQAQRPLDAAPQMAQVEQCHALLTSEPQASLQLARSLLAAPSLSTSMEIGAVGCLGVALRALGQLDQTTDLPDRLLAAAARADASPDDIQRARTMAAHLLLWRGDHARALGLTGTLLDDAVRQRDVQGQIGALMQIAMIRGDAMGDAEGALTYLHKATQLSDHLHRPPNPGDLILYYNYGYALLMLQRYEEASAAFKRAEAIGTRLSGQDVFLHRIASHRAEILRVSGQREAAEAALRGVLAWQGKQDPQGQVVTLQRLARLAMDRGNAAVALPLATQAQGLAEHGRFVEEVRNGLDLLGDIHTLLGHREQALQYVRQGRAMDQARSKGETLTQLARLQASAERSIHPAQVNAEQDLGRVRVLRNSAVIAFLTVAVIATVLVLRLRQQRGQLTALSRTDSVTGLPNRREAERRLDERAAGHDAAERSALLLIELDDFKALNERHGQAAGDSVLRAVGECLRAACDRHDLLARWGGAAFLVARHDTGAEAAQALAGHLRLAIERLVVDLAPGQHLTLTASVGMAPLPLFGDAPAERDDSLRAADRALQGARQGGRNAWAGIWGEDGTQAPHLYAVLGNPEEAAAAGWVRLSGSRPIRWDV, encoded by the coding sequence TTGGCCGCGCCGCCCGCCCAGGCACAGCGCCCGCTCGACGCAGCGCCGCAGATGGCGCAGGTGGAACAGTGCCATGCCCTGCTCACCAGCGAACCGCAGGCCTCGCTGCAGCTCGCACGCAGCCTGTTGGCCGCGCCCTCGCTGTCCACCTCGATGGAAATCGGCGCGGTCGGCTGCCTGGGGGTGGCGCTGCGGGCGCTGGGGCAGCTGGACCAGACCACCGACCTGCCCGACCGACTGCTGGCGGCCGCGGCGCGCGCCGACGCCAGCCCCGACGATATCCAGCGCGCCCGGACCATGGCCGCGCACCTGCTGCTGTGGCGCGGCGATCACGCGCGCGCGCTCGGCTTGACCGGCACCCTGCTGGACGATGCGGTGCGGCAACGCGACGTGCAGGGCCAGATCGGCGCGTTGATGCAGATCGCGATGATCCGTGGCGACGCGATGGGCGATGCCGAAGGCGCCCTCACCTACCTGCACAAGGCCACGCAGCTCAGCGACCACCTGCACCGGCCGCCGAACCCGGGCGACCTGATCCTGTACTACAACTATGGGTATGCGCTGCTGATGCTGCAGCGGTACGAGGAAGCCTCCGCAGCCTTCAAGCGCGCTGAAGCGATCGGAACGCGGCTGAGCGGCCAGGACGTGTTCCTGCATCGCATCGCCAGCCATCGCGCCGAAATCCTGCGCGTGTCGGGGCAGCGGGAGGCCGCCGAGGCAGCGCTGCGCGGCGTGCTGGCCTGGCAGGGAAAGCAGGATCCGCAGGGCCAGGTGGTGACCCTGCAGCGCCTGGCACGGCTGGCGATGGACCGGGGCAACGCCGCGGTGGCGCTGCCGCTGGCCACCCAGGCACAGGGCCTGGCAGAGCACGGGCGGTTCGTGGAAGAAGTCCGCAATGGCCTGGACCTGCTCGGTGACATCCACACCCTGCTGGGTCACCGCGAGCAGGCGCTGCAGTACGTACGCCAGGGCCGCGCGATGGACCAGGCGCGCAGCAAGGGCGAGACCCTCACCCAGCTGGCCAGGCTGCAGGCCTCGGCCGAACGCAGCATCCATCCCGCCCAGGTCAATGCCGAACAGGACCTGGGCCGCGTGCGCGTGCTGCGCAACAGCGCGGTGATCGCTTTCCTCACCGTCGCGGTGATTGCCACGGTGCTCGTGCTGCGGCTGCGCCAGCAGCGCGGCCAGCTCACCGCGCTCAGCCGGACCGACAGCGTCACCGGGCTGCCCAATCGCCGCGAGGCCGAGCGCAGGCTCGACGAACGCGCCGCAGGCCACGATGCCGCAGAGCGCAGCGCGCTCCTGCTGATCGAACTGGACGACTTCAAAGCGCTGAACGAGCGCCATGGACAAGCAGCCGGCGACAGCGTGCTGCGTGCCGTGGGCGAATGCCTGCGTGCGGCCTGCGACCGGCACGACCTGCTGGCACGCTGGGGCGGCGCAGCCTTCCTGGTGGCGCGCCACGACACCGGCGCGGAAGCGGCACAGGCCCTGGCCGGGCACCTGCGGCTGGCCATCGAGCGGCTGGTGGTGGATCTCGCCCCCGGTCAGCACCTGACCCTGACCGCCAGCGTGGGCATGGCACCGCTGCCGTTGTTCGGCGATGCACCGGCGGAGCGGGATGACAGCCTGCGCGCTGCCGACCGTGCACTGCAGGGCGCCCGCCAGGGAGGGCGCAATGCATGGGCAGGGATATGGGGCGAAGACGGGACGCAGGCACCGCATCTGTATGCGGTGCTGGGAAATCCGGAAGAGGCCGCGGCAGCCGGGTGGGTGCGACTCAGCGGCAGCCGGCCCATTCGCTGGGATGTGTGA
- a CDS encoding OmpA family protein gives MNNANLIFRSARPLLGAAVLAALAGAAHAQTAQLLPQQQRITDEAIHADHATYEATQGRIQALNDGGRPIRDYHLSKAQCWLDVSFHEYSRNDRSDFPQAALGESERLIIGMEQGASPLPTDTPLVNNAKYLRDDLWQRLRVLHGTPGFACAAQQVACGEVELVHAGNEFNQQQWRHSKPYIQIAEELVNDAEALARQCDAAPAAIAAPGPLVANVLFEFDRDGYRDIRTYSLESIDRALASIAVEKLKLQGVTLVGHADRLQGRGFDANQALSERRARTVRELLIGRGLDPATIRYEYRGDTQQVQQCDSVRPRAALLECLLPNRRVEVRFDVIR, from the coding sequence ATGAACAACGCCAACCTGATCTTCCGTTCTGCGCGCCCGCTGCTGGGCGCGGCGGTCCTTGCCGCGCTTGCCGGTGCCGCACACGCCCAGACGGCGCAACTGCTGCCGCAGCAGCAGCGCATCACTGACGAGGCGATCCATGCCGACCATGCCACGTATGAGGCCACCCAGGGCCGCATCCAGGCGCTCAACGATGGCGGCCGCCCGATCCGCGACTACCACCTGTCCAAGGCACAGTGCTGGCTGGACGTGTCCTTCCACGAATACAGCCGCAATGACCGCAGCGATTTCCCGCAGGCGGCGCTGGGTGAATCCGAGCGGCTGATCATCGGCATGGAACAGGGCGCCAGCCCGCTGCCCACCGACACGCCGCTGGTCAACAACGCGAAGTACCTGCGCGACGACCTGTGGCAGCGCCTGCGCGTGCTGCATGGCACGCCGGGCTTTGCCTGCGCGGCGCAGCAGGTGGCCTGCGGCGAGGTCGAGCTGGTGCACGCCGGCAACGAATTCAACCAGCAGCAGTGGCGGCACTCCAAGCCGTACATCCAGATTGCCGAGGAGCTGGTCAACGACGCCGAAGCGCTGGCCCGCCAGTGCGACGCGGCCCCGGCGGCCATCGCCGCACCGGGCCCACTGGTGGCCAACGTGCTGTTCGAGTTCGACCGCGACGGCTACCGCGACATCCGCACCTACTCGCTGGAGAGCATCGACCGCGCGCTGGCCAGCATCGCCGTGGAGAAGCTGAAGCTGCAGGGCGTCACGCTGGTCGGGCATGCCGACCGCCTGCAGGGGCGCGGGTTCGACGCCAACCAGGCGCTCTCCGAGCGGCGCGCGCGCACGGTGCGCGAGCTGCTGATCGGACGCGGGCTGGACCCGGCGACGATCCGTTACGAATACCGGGGTGACACGCAGCAGGTGCAGCAGTGCGACAGCGTGCGCCCGCGCGCGGCGTTGCTGGAATGCCTGCTGCCCAACCGGCGGGTGGAAGTGCGGTTCGACGTCATCCGCTGA
- a CDS encoding TonB-dependent receptor: MSRASVVRQLPRLSLLACALATLPAMAQSVGTPGRFTPVLGDASTLYPRSPASVDAAPVAVRAAAGTLDRIVVELDRDGVPADGQSPVHVRVQLLDSSGLPLSGTSYATIENSGGRIRLPGSRTDELGPGALDADKVTPGVQLQVVDGVAEFDLVAPHEPQDVLLRITAGAETAQGSIGFVPEMREMIATGLIEGVVNFRRHGNGSLVSPVEHNDAFDRDIRRWERQFNNGKANAAARTAFFVKGRIKGDALLTAAYDSDKDTRGRLLRDIQPEEFYPVYGDASLRGFDARSAERLYVRIDNKRSYLLYGDFQTGDGLATATGIGGSGPIPQRSLGTYNRTATGLGWHFESERVRSNVFAIEDSLRQVIEEFRSQGSGPYALRNNAVLEGSERVEVISRDRNQPTRIVSVRPLARLVDYSFEPFSGRILLNQFLPAFDSDLNPVSLRITYELDQDTEKFWVVGADAQVKLTDRLEVGAAAVDDRNPYAEFRMGSANASYRFGDNTLLVAEFARTQSEVNTNSINQITSQGLKDVTGDVEGVAWRVEFAHQTEKLEARLFAARTDPAFNNPAAPLYGGRGEYNARVAYQLGPRLELYVEGLRSEDRNPDGGKRDAGGAGVRIGATERLTVDLGVRSIRETIGVTSPWSSGVPFGNAGGLTGGFATGAGGGALGYGQQALDPATGLMVINGSSTGSPITSDLPVGTELESDSARFGLGYRLSDKLSSGAEIEHSVSGEERRRLAAGLDYQVFERSRLYGRYEKQTGLTSAYGITTTDREADALVFGIDSSYLRDTQTFSEYRLRDAISGRDVQAASGIRNNWDIAEGLRLSSSAEHVKVIDGSTGDSTGLALALDYGANPLWRGAIRAEHRISEDVPDTDTNEAFNTTLLQFMLARKLSRDWTLLARNYLLSTRYDARGDVLQDRFQLGVAYRDTDRNRINALARYEYKLERDESGLTLVDGSTVDGSSQDVRTRAHIVSAHADWHPSRPWWFTGRVAGKWQQDQFAYADGGRVNSDFRATLLSGRVVYDITENWDIGVLGSTFRGQSGANQYAYGMEVGRLLRQNLWLSAGYNWTGFAGDRDLNGYEYTQQGVFVRLRFKFDEDLFRPDPVRYRDPAR, translated from the coding sequence CCAGCTACGCGACGATTGAAAACAGTGGTGGCCGGATCCGTCTGCCCGGCTCGCGTACCGACGAGCTCGGTCCGGGTGCGCTGGATGCCGACAAGGTCACCCCGGGCGTGCAGCTGCAGGTGGTCGATGGCGTGGCCGAGTTCGACCTGGTCGCGCCGCACGAGCCCCAGGATGTGCTGCTGCGGATCACCGCCGGGGCCGAAACCGCGCAGGGCAGCATCGGCTTCGTGCCGGAGATGCGCGAGATGATCGCCACCGGCCTCATCGAAGGCGTGGTCAACTTCCGTCGCCACGGCAATGGCAGCCTGGTTTCGCCGGTGGAGCACAACGACGCGTTCGACCGCGACATCCGTCGCTGGGAGCGCCAGTTCAACAACGGCAAGGCCAACGCCGCCGCGCGCACCGCGTTCTTCGTCAAGGGCCGGATCAAGGGCGATGCGCTGCTCACTGCCGCCTACGATTCGGACAAGGACACCCGCGGCCGCCTGCTGCGTGACATCCAGCCCGAGGAGTTCTACCCGGTCTACGGCGACGCGTCGCTGCGCGGCTTCGACGCGCGCTCGGCCGAGCGCCTGTACGTGCGCATCGACAACAAGCGCAGCTACCTGCTCTACGGCGATTTCCAGACCGGCGACGGGCTGGCCACGGCCACCGGGATCGGCGGCAGCGGTCCGATTCCGCAGCGCAGCCTGGGGACCTACAACCGCACCGCCACCGGGCTGGGCTGGCATTTCGAAAGCGAGCGCGTGCGCAGCAACGTGTTCGCCATCGAAGATTCCCTGCGCCAGGTGATCGAAGAGTTCCGCAGCCAGGGCAGTGGTCCCTACGCGCTGCGCAACAACGCGGTGCTGGAAGGCAGCGAGCGTGTCGAAGTCATCTCGCGCGACCGCAACCAGCCCACCCGCATCGTGTCGGTGCGGCCGTTGGCGCGGCTGGTGGACTACAGCTTCGAGCCGTTCTCCGGCCGCATCCTGCTCAACCAGTTCCTGCCGGCCTTCGACAGCGACCTCAACCCGGTCTCGCTGCGCATTACCTATGAACTGGACCAGGACACCGAGAAGTTCTGGGTGGTGGGAGCCGACGCGCAGGTGAAGCTCACCGACAGGCTGGAAGTCGGCGCGGCGGCGGTGGATGACCGCAACCCGTATGCGGAATTCCGAATGGGCAGCGCCAACGCCAGCTATCGGTTCGGCGACAACACCCTGCTGGTGGCCGAGTTCGCGCGCACCCAGAGCGAGGTCAATACCAACAGCATCAACCAGATCACCTCGCAGGGCCTGAAGGACGTCACCGGCGACGTGGAAGGTGTTGCCTGGCGCGTGGAATTCGCGCACCAGACCGAGAAGCTGGAAGCGCGTCTGTTTGCCGCCCGTACCGACCCGGCGTTCAACAACCCGGCCGCGCCGCTGTACGGCGGCCGCGGTGAGTACAACGCGCGGGTGGCCTACCAGCTTGGGCCGCGGCTGGAGCTGTACGTGGAAGGCCTGCGCAGCGAAGACCGCAACCCGGACGGTGGCAAGCGCGATGCTGGTGGCGCCGGCGTGCGCATTGGGGCTACTGAACGACTGACCGTGGACCTGGGCGTGCGCAGCATCCGCGAAACCATCGGCGTGACCTCGCCGTGGTCGTCGGGGGTGCCGTTCGGCAATGCCGGTGGCCTGACCGGCGGCTTCGCCACCGGTGCCGGTGGCGGCGCGCTCGGCTACGGCCAGCAGGCGCTGGACCCGGCCACCGGGTTGATGGTGATCAACGGCAGCAGTACCGGCAGCCCGATCACCAGCGACCTGCCGGTGGGCACCGAGCTGGAATCGGACAGCGCCCGCTTCGGTCTGGGCTACCGCCTGAGCGACAAGCTCAGCAGTGGTGCCGAGATCGAGCACAGCGTGAGCGGCGAAGAACGTCGGCGCCTGGCCGCCGGGTTGGATTACCAGGTGTTCGAACGCAGCCGCCTTTACGGCCGCTACGAAAAGCAGACCGGCCTGACCAGCGCCTACGGCATCACCACCACCGACCGCGAGGCCGACGCGCTGGTGTTCGGTATCGACAGCAGCTACCTGCGCGATACCCAGACCTTCAGCGAGTACCGCCTGCGCGATGCGATCAGTGGCCGCGATGTACAGGCCGCCTCGGGTATCCGCAACAACTGGGACATCGCCGAGGGCCTGCGCTTGTCCAGTTCGGCCGAGCACGTGAAGGTGATCGACGGCAGCACCGGTGACAGCACCGGCCTGGCGCTGGCCTTGGACTACGGCGCCAACCCGCTGTGGCGCGGTGCGATACGGGCCGAGCACCGCATCTCTGAAGACGTGCCGGACACCGACACCAATGAGGCGTTCAACACCACGCTGCTGCAGTTCATGCTGGCCCGCAAGCTCAGCCGCGACTGGACCCTGCTGGCCCGCAACTACCTGCTGAGCACGCGGTATGACGCACGCGGCGACGTGCTGCAGGACCGCTTCCAGCTGGGCGTGGCCTACCGCGATACCGACCGCAACCGGATCAACGCGCTGGCCCGTTACGAGTACAAGCTCGAGCGCGACGAGAGCGGGCTGACCCTGGTCGATGGCAGCACCGTGGATGGCAGCAGCCAGGACGTGCGCACCCGCGCGCACATTGTCTCTGCCCATGCCGATTGGCATCCGTCGCGGCCGTGGTGGTTCACCGGGCGCGTGGCCGGCAAGTGGCAGCAGGATCAGTTCGCCTACGCCGACGGGGGTCGGGTCAACAGTGACTTCCGCGCCACGCTGCTGTCCGGGCGGGTGGTCTATGACATCACCGAGAACTGGGACATCGGCGTGCTCGGCTCCACTTTCCGCGGCCAGAGCGGCGCCAACCAGTACGCCTACGGCATGGAAGTCGGCCGCCTGCTGCGCCAGAACCTGTGGCTGTCGGCCGGCTACAACTGGACCGGCTTTGCCGGCGACCGCGACCTGAACGGCTATGAGTACACCCAGCAGGGCGTATTCGTGCGCCTGCGCTTCAAGTTCGACGAAGACCTTTTCCGGCCGGACCCCGTCCGCTACCGCGACCCGGCACGCTGA